The Microtus ochrogaster isolate Prairie Vole_2 unplaced genomic scaffold, MicOch1.0 UNK74, whole genome shotgun sequence region CGCTGCCTGCAGTCCCATCCTCACTGACACTTGCTTTGGGCCAATAACTGGCATTCTGTGCCCTTTTCCTTTGTATTCGTTTACATTCTTCCGGGAACACGGAGAGGAGAGCCCCAGGTCGAGTTTTGGGGTGCAGGAGGAAATTTCGTCCTGTGGATCACAAAGTGGGGGTAAGAGGTGAAGAACACGAAGAGGGTAGCAaccaaagcccccccccccgattcAAACTTGCGGGCTGTGGGAAGTTTATAGtcatttatttgtacttttattttgggttttatttttgttttctttttgtcctttgcttgtttgttttgggacagggtctctctttgtagttctcctggacctcactctgcagaccaggctggtctctgactcatacagatccacctgcttctgcctccctagtgctgggatgaaagggatGAAAAGGATGTCCCCTGATACCTGACCTGAGAAGTTTGTATTTAAAGGCACTGGGGCTATGGCTGGtcctggagggggtgggggagaaacgACAAGacacagaagctgaggcagagaggaggggacCTGCCTGGTTCAGACTGAACTGTTGGGACACGGGAGGCTTAAATTTAGGAGGTGACAGGCACGCCTGCTGCAGGCAGAGGCCGATCAAAGTTGGGTGTTTCGGCCCGAGGCAGCAGAGCGGGCAGAAGGGAACAAaagcaggggtgggtggggagtggATGGGCTTGCGCCTGGCTACCTGTTTGTTGGCCTCTGCTGCCTCCTACTGGCTCAGCGTGGAACTGTGTGGGAGCTGCGAGGTTCCCGGATCCAAGATTGACTGTTTTTCACActcctccttcctcacctctTCTTTCCTTGTAGTGTTCTTAAAAAACTACACATATTTGATATTGTGTGCGTGCCAAAGCTCAGAGGGTggtttgtgggagtcagttcccgCCTTCcaatgtgtgggtgctgggggtcgAAACTCAGGCCACCACTCttgcagcaagcccctttacccgcagagccatcttgctggcctgttTTTAGTTCGTGCATATTTAAGCACAAATATCTTAGGGTAAGACCATTTGTTTCACTGTTTCCCCTCCCAACATTGTCACCCCTGTGGTATTGTCCCCACCTCGTCGATTGTCCCGGAGTCTCCGGGAGGTCCGCTTCACTAGGGATAGGTCTCTGTTTTGATTATAGATATCTCCTGGGACCCAAAACAGTGATGTATGCAGGAGACGCTTCATAAATGTTTGTGGAATTCATGAATGAATGCTTCACCCCGCTTGTTCTCCAACCCTTCCTATTCAATCAACAACCAGCCCTTCCGTATCTATCGACTCTCGAGGCTCATTCCTAGCCGCCGCAGTGCTCTGGTTCCGTGTCTGCTCGGTGAATGGAGTCCGGGAAGAATAAATGCAGCAGGGCAGGCATGCTTAGACAATTCTGCCAGAAGACCTGGATCGGGGTTCGATTCTCCGTACAGTGCTCCCgtgcgccctcttctggccagaaTAGAATTGCACGTCTGGAGCCCTTGCTGGACTCTGTACCACGTGACTTGCTTCAGCCAAGGCAAAAAACGAGTGGAAACTGCTTCCAGCTCGGAGTTTATAAATAAAGTCACTTGCCTGCACGTCCACGCTCCTTGCTTTTTCCGGCTATCAAGTCTAaccctgagccgggcggtggtggcgcacgtctttaatcctagctctcgggaggcagaggcagaggcagaggcagacggatctctgtgagtttgaggccagcttggtctacacgagctagttccagaacaggctccaaagctacagagaaaccctgtctcgaaaaacaaacaaacaaacaaacaaaagtctaacCATGTCACCTGGTTTCTGAATATCTGAAAATATCCACTCATGAAGCCAAGTTCTCCCGATCCTTGCCGCACCTGCCTACCTGATGCAAACTTGTGGGGAGGGgaaaacaataagtaaataaataaaagaaagaaagaaaaagaaggaagagagagcgagTTGGGAATAATGGACTCCTCAAAGAAATGGCTTATGCAAGGGAGTCTTTCTCATCTGGATTACTATGCAGCTGGCATGGTGATGCTGCCTacagcagcacacacacccaACTCCCTCACGTGTTCTGCTTCTTGCCAAGCAAGAAGACCTCTTGATGAACTGTTGATAAAACTTCTCTCCATATTGATTGTACTTGAACTTAACCACATAATGAGATCCAGTTGCAAAGACATCTTGGAAATGTAGTTTTATGTTGAGGAGGCTGGGTCTCCTAATCTGACTGAGGTCAGGGCGAGCTGGGTTATGCTGCAGTAATAAGCAGCCCCATTTCACCCACAGCATGGCTCATTAAGGGCACACTCCTGTCTTAGGTAGACAGGTGTGACAAGGGTCAGGAGGATTATGTGGGCTCACCCAGGAACCATGACAGGATCACTCACTGTTACAGGAATAGGGAGGGAAAGCGATGACACACCCGGATGTGCTGCTACCACCCACACTTCATCAATCAAAGCAAGTCACATTGTTGCACCCTAATTAGGAGCTGAGGAAGTGCAATTCCACctgtggccagaagagggagtaagAGCACGGTTCGAACATCATTTAGTCAAACtggacccccccctcccccaaatctttTTAATTATAGATTTCcccgggtgtggtggcatacgcctttagctcagcactcaagaggcagaggcaggtggatttttgtgagctCTAGgcaagtcagggctacacagagaggtattgtctcaaaaaaccaagtgttttttgtttttttgttttttagaactaAGGAAGCCcagcttcatttattcattcgCTGACCCTTCTAAACCTGAGGCCACATGGTTGTCTGGGTGGCTAACTTAGCCAGGCACAGGCTGTGTGTGATCTAGGCCTGGGGAAATTCCTTGAGGAGCTCGTTTGCATAGTGCCAATCAGCTGGGCTATAACGCCCCCTGGCTCATTTGCATAGTGCCAATCAGCCCGGGCTGAACTTCCCCACCCTGGGATCCTTCAGCGTCCTCTTGTTTGCTGGAACAAACTGCTACCAAATGAGTGGCTTAAAACAACACgagtttattatctttaaaaaatggagtCCAAAGGGTTGTCACTGTTTTTTGGTCCCAGAGGCCACAGGGCTGGGTGCCTCTGGAGGCTGGGGCGCGAGGTGGGTGGAGTGTGATTTCTTGAGCTTTCAAGCTTCTAGAATcttccttctcccattccctaGCGCAGGGCTCGCCATCTCTTCCCAGTGGCTaatgatttctgatttttttttaaaaaagacttatttaattatgtacagtgttctgcttgcatgtatccctgcaggtcagaagggggcaccagatctcattatagatggttgtgagccaccatgtggttgctgggaattaaactcaggtcctctggaagaacagtcagtgctcctaacctctaagccatctctccagccccgattttgattttttaatccTGTGGTTCGGAGGATTGAGCCCAGGTCTTTCTCACATGATTGACAAGCACTCTACCTGccgagccacacccccagcccctcactggcgGGTTCTAGGCGGGTGTCCCAGTCCTCTGGGTGGCTGATTTTGAGGTCTGGCAACTTGCCAGGGCTATCTTCTTAGGTCAGCTGCTTTTGCTCTGGCAACTCCCTGTGAAAGGGTGCCCTCCTCATCCCATCATGCGttgccacccacaggttgagaatctctCCTCCAGCGTCTTCCTGGTAGTGTTTTCTCCCCAAGAAAAGGACTTCAGGTAACTGGTTGAGCCACCATGGGATTTCATGGTGGAGTATCTTTGAGGCCTTCTTCCATGAATGTGGACCCTGGCCCTGGCGAAGCAGGAGCCTGCTTTCTTGGGCAGGTGGCCGCAGGGTGGCAAGAGGCACAACCTCTTGGGACTCCACGCTGTGGGGCACGTGCCCCGTGCAATACTGGGTTTCTGGCGAGCTTATCTTACCAGCCCCCACAGCTTTGGCCTGTGGGTGTCACGCGTGTCTTTTCCGCAGGTGTGAGGCCCTGAGGGCTGCGGTCAGGGAAAGGCAGAGTTCTGTCTTCTGGGCAGGCCTGGCCCCGAGCCCGTCAGGAAGTTGGCACCAGCTGGCAGTACAGGGCTGGGTCGGGGTTTAGCAGGTCctaagaggaggagggagatggggtgGGCGTGGGGGCCGGTCAGAACATGACAGACAGAGAATGGAACCAGGAGACAGGTATGAGGACATGGAGAAGGACGTGGTGGgaggtgaagaggaggaggaggacatggggaggctgaagagatgggagacagagcGGGAGGGAGGAGCACAGGGGAAGCccagaagagcagagaaacacccgtggagacagacagagctcAGGGACACCCAGGAGGGGACTGGAGAAACTTGAGAGCCACTCCAGAAGTGAGTCCCATCATGCAGTGGGGCTCCATGGAGGCATGACCTGTTCTGCTGTGTGACCCCGAGCAATCTCCTTTTCCACTCTGGGCTCTCCCCCCTCCTCGGAGAGATTTGAAGCCTTGGATCATTTTTACAGAGGAGGAGGCCCGGGGAACAGGAAGGTAAGGAAGGACCTTGTTCAGGTGGTCAGTCTCAAGGAACCCGAAACAGGTGTCCCTGGGGGGAAGGAGGAGCCCCTATCCCTGGCCATCTGACCCCCTTGCTCCCCAGTCCATACCTGGTAGTACTGGTTCTCAGGCTGCGGTTGCTGGGAAGGGAGTGGAGGCCGGCTCTGCAAGGGAGGGGTAAGGTGAGGGGTGTCTCGTGCCCCCCAACCTTTGACGCCAATGTTATGATGTAAATGCCTGGTATTAGAGTCCCCACTGGCCCTCGGATTATGAGGCCCTGAGTGCAGGGAACCCATGCCTTGCAGGTCAACGCACCTTAGTGGTCGGCCTGACATGAGGACTTTTGGGGTGCCCAGGGGCTGGACAGTTTCACAATTAATGTTTAGCTTCCTCCCCACACTGGGGTTTAGACAATTAGCCTTTGCATTTTACATTCTCTctgtctaaattttttttttttgattttcgagacagggtttctccgtagcttttggttcctgtcctggaactagctcttgtagaccaggctggtttcgaactcacagagatccgcctgcctctgcgtgtgccaccaccacccagctaaaaatattattattgctGGATAGTGGTatcgtacgcctttaatcccagcgatcaggaagcagaggcaggcagggatctctgagttcgaagtcagcctagtctacagagtgagttccagtacagccaggatttacatacacagagaaacactgtcttggaaaaataaaataaaaaaatatattattgtatGTAGGAGTGTGTGTCTTGGCACAGCAATGATTTTATAGAATAATTTTCTTTGGCATTTATGTGGTTTCCAGGGAgggagctcaggtcatcaggttagTGGGGCAAGAGCCTTTGCCTGCACAGCCATTTCCTGACTCTGcgttttcctgatttattttagagatttcttttaatttatattggtgtgtttgtctgtctctgtgtgtatgtgtcatgtgtctgtgtctttgtatatatatgtctgtgtttctgtgtgtctgtgtatgtatatgtacatttgtgtgtctgtgtgtctgtttgtgtgagcctctgtgtgtgtgtgtctgtgtgtattgtgtgtgcatatgtgtatgtgtcatgtgtctgtgtctctgtgtatatatctgtgttctgtgtgtgtaagtttgtgtgtattgtgtgcatgtgcatgtgtgtgtcatgtgcatgCGCTAAGGGCCATTACAGGGCATTAGgtttgtggagctggagttaaatttggtgtgagctacctgatgtgggtgctgggaaccgaacttgggtcctcaagaGTAGCAAGCAagtgctgagccagctctccagccagcTCTCCCCTACTTTgctgttctttgagacagggtctcagtctagcccaggctgacctcaagcttggaggctgactttgaattctttttttttttttggtttttcgagacagggtttctctgtggctttggagcctgtcctggaactagctctgtagaccaggctggtctcgaactcacagagatccgcctgcctctgcctcccgagtgctgggattaaaggcgtgtgccaccatcgcccggctgactttgaattcttgACTCTCCTGCTCCCAGTGCTCAGGTGCTGGAATGAGGGTCGCTAGGGAAGCATGGTTCTTTGGTGCCTCTGCCTGCAAATTGTTTGGCTTTCTTGAGTTGTCACCTGCCGTGTGTGACTTCCAGAATCACCCACACCCTGGAAGTAAATTCAGAAAGCTCACTGCTCCACTAGCTGGACTTGGATGGAATCCTTGCCTTCGCTGTCACTGGACCCTATCTGGGTTGAAGAGATACACAAGAATtggggagaggggctgggaagacagctccgTGGGGCGAGGTGCTTGTCACTAATCCTGATGatccgagtttgattcccagcacccacttggtggacAGAGATAACTGGCTCCCATGAGCTGTCCTTGGACCTCTGTGTGCACGTCGTGCCGTGGCACgtgtccctccccttcccctccacacacacaggaaggaaggaaaggaagaaaggaaggaagagtggatTGGAGATCTCTCTCCATGGAGAGTCATACCCAACCACCATGGCTAACTCTGGGAAGGGGTCTTGTGAGAAGCAAGCTCCCAGGGGACAGACTCACGATGGCTGGGTTCACTGGTCCTGTGTCTCTGATGGGGGACACCAGGAAGACTGGAGATGGCATCACTTCATAGACGTTGCTGTCACCTGAAGTAGAGGAGGAAGGGGACCCCAATGATAGAAGGCTCCTGTGGGCCcgttctgcctgcctgtccatTTCACTTACTCAGTCTTTCAACCAACATTTTATGCAGACTCCTCCTCCTGCCAACTGTGTGCTGGGGACATAGCGGTGGCCCAGACAATCCAGGCAGTGCCCTCCCTAGTGCTTGAAGTCCCCTGGGGCAAGAAAGATCCATCCCCAAAGAGTGACAGCCCAGAGTCTAAGGCTGGGAGTGGGGCGGGGGTGGAGCAGCTGTAGGAACATAGAAGCAGGTGCCTGACCACCCTGGACATCAGGGAGGACTCCCCGGAGGAGGGGTCATCTGAGACAGTGAGAAGTGAAAACTGGGCTGATGCCGGAGGGATGCTTGCCAGAGGCTGGCAGGAGGGCCCGCTGTCGAGAGAGTGAGGAACCAGAGAGGCACGCTAGGGAAAGGGAAGTTTgtccctagcactggggagctATGGAAGGCTTATGAACAGGGGACCTGTCAGGAGCAGGAACCCTGGAGGTTTAGGAGGGGTCTCTGGTCCCCTCAGTGAGTCCAAGGGTCCCAGTGGGTTCTGATTACATGTGGGACTGGAGGCCTTCAAGGGGGTGATACAGAAAGACACGTGTTCCTGGCTTACCAGACTCAGGAACAGTGTTCAGTTCCGGCTGCTCTGTAGCTGCAACCCTGGGGGTACATAGAAGAACCCTGAGAtactggggtggggaagggaaccCCAAGAACCTGGAGACTACCTGACCCTCACCCTGCCTGGGGAAGACAGGGCACCtcgaggagaaggagaggaaatggaggacGTGGAGGGAGATCTGGGACCTGTACCTGGGGCTCCTGCCCTTCCGTCTTCGAGTGACCAGGAGGTAGGCAATGCCACTTACAAGCAGTGAGCCCACAGCAAGACTCCCAATGATGGTAGCAGCCATGATCCCAGCATTGACAGGCAGGTGGGATGTGAGTGAGTATTCGCGTGTGTCTGGGAGAGAGGGTTGTATCAGTGATGGCTTCTGTCTGTCCTCTCCTAATTATTTACTATATAGTGCCATGCTATGCATGCTAGAAAacgtgctctaccactgagcacacCCCAGCCGCTAACTGGTAAAGCTCCTGCCTAGAAtgccccagtgaggggctggggtgtggcttagtggtagagcccctgcctagaatcccccagtgagggctggacgtgtggctcagtggtagtgcACCAAGATCATAGGTCCTTTTGTGAACCATCGAACCCAAGCATGCctatctttcctttttcattagtttatttatctattcatgtgtctgtgtgcacttgTGGGTGGAAGTTAAAGGGGAACTtcaggagctggctctctccatgggtcctggggatcagaaTCAGTCTGTCGGGCTTGGCATCGATTGCCTTTACCacttgagccatcttgctgaccctgtTGACATGTTTGAGACATGGTCCTGCTAGGttgtttgtagcccaggctggcgcAGAATCTCCCCAGTGTTGGGTGGCACCTAACTAAGGGTCATCTTAGAGACCGCTCTAATGACCCTGCTTCCTGTGTCGTGTCAGCCTGTTTAATTTTTCTGAGGAGGCAAATCATAGCCTCACTTTGCCTCGGTTCCCCCTTCTGTAAAATGAATACAACAACAGTGACGCCCCAGGAAGCTTCTTTAAGAGGGAAAGTTACTGTATTGTAGTGGTCCTCACGCACGGGTGGCTCTGGTTATGCCACCATCTGGGGTCCTAAGAGTGGCGAGCATTAGTGATGTGTAGTGAGACCAGAGAGGCTGTCTAACTTCTCTGAGATGCCCAGTCTTCGACCCCAAGCTTTTAGCCAGACCTAATATTCAGCCCGATTTATGGAAAATATTTACTATCATACTTGGTCCAGTAAGGTTCCCTAGAAGTGTTAGATGCCACTATTGTCCCTGCCCTGTCCCCTAGCCCTTCACTTGGAGCAACAAACACTTGGCTTGAAAATTGAgccaggtttgtttttttttaaggtgctcaataaatatggGGATAATCAATATATGGGAAGAACTAATGAAATGGGTGTTTTTTAGGGCTGGGGATTTCCGTGGTCTGGTACACAGTAGGCGCTCAATCAATGCGCATTGTGCATATTAATGAGAAAGTCAAGTGAAATAGTGTTTGCACATGGCTTTCCTCCCACCACAGCCAAGCACTCACCAGCCACCTGGACCTCAGTCTTGGCCTTCAATGTCCAGGCAGGGTTGACGGTGACGGCCACTTGGTAGGTGCCACTGTCTGAAGGCTGGGCACCTCGGAGCAACATGGAACCATTGGGGAAGCCAACAATGTCTCGCTGTCCCATGGCATAGCCATCCCTCTGGGGCCGCTGTAGTCCAGGGATGTAAGAGAACAGCCTTGTGCCTCCATTAGTCTCCTCCCCCAGGTACCAGATAAAGTCCTGGATGGTGCCAGGGACACCATGAAGGGACAGGAGAAGGTCCTGGTTCTTTTGGGGCTTCTCTGGGGTCTTTAGGATGTGGAGGGCTGCCTGGGAGCCTTGGGGCAGCCAGAGAGACAGGATCAAGGCTGTGGGAAGGTATGGAGGAGGCCTGGTTCAGGCACAGATAACAAAACCCTCCTCACTATAGACTCTCAACTGGAAGCAAGGATTCAGAGGGCTTCCCACTGGACTCAATGATGAgattgattagtgatgtctgccctGGGTGTAAGAATAGGAATATAGGCACAGATGCCACAGATCTGCCACTCCACTGgcagaagagtttttttttttttcccttgagatgCTATGTGGTCTGTCTCTAAACACTTGGACCCTCTGAATTTACTCATTCAGCCAATATTTAAAGGCATATCTATTATATTAGTTATCATGCCAATTACATCATAAAATTTCATGCCTAAAATTCCTtagattttagtttgttttgtcttgttttgtttttttgagtcaagtTTGCACTATATAGTCTaggttagcctagaactcactgtgtagcctagctCCAAGTTGTGACCCTTATGTCTCAGGCTCCAAAGTGTTACAtatatacaccaccatgcctggctcttaccTAGATTTTGATTTGGGACAAGATCCCCAAGTataccaggccagccttgaactggCTGTGTAGTTCAGGATGGTCTACCTTCCAAACACGGGGATCCTAGGTGAGACCAACTCACCACCAATCCGGCTTGTCTCTagtcccccacctctctccctaGAACCCAGTAGGAAAGTAAACACAAgttcctacccccaccccccacccccagtccatAGATGAAATCTAGGTGGAGATGGGATTTTACTATCCTGTCCATTCTTGTCCCTCGGTCCTCTGAGGTTTTCCTTCCTTACCTGAGAACAGGAAGCCCTTTGAGAAGCTGCCTGGGGTCCGGGTACCAATCTCCATCTTGCTTCCTGTAGAGAGGTCAAACTCACTGAGAGCCACAGGCTGGCTCTCTGGAGCTTGAAGTTCAGTTGGGCATCCGGAGGCAGCCTCAGGACACAGCCTGCGAGGTCCCAGAGCCCCAGCACCTCCTTCCACAGTTTCCCA contains the following coding sequences:
- the Ceacam19 gene encoding carcinoembryonic antigen-related cell adhesion molecule 19; the encoded protein is MEIGTRTPGSFSKGFLFSALILSLWLPQGSQAALHILKTPEKPQKNQDLLLSLHGVPGTIQDFIWYLGEETNGGTRLFSYIPGLQRPQRDGYAMGQRDIVGFPNGSMLLRGAQPSDSGTYQVAVTVNPAWTLKAKTEVQVADTREYSLTSHLPVNAGIMAATIIGSLAVGSLLVSGIAYLLVTRRRKGRSPRVAATEQPELNTVPESGDSNVYEVMPSPVFLVSPIRDTGPVNPAISRPPLPSQQPQPENQYYQDLLNPDPALYCQLVPTS